The Henckelia pumila isolate YLH828 chromosome 2, ASM3356847v2, whole genome shotgun sequence genome includes a window with the following:
- the LOC140882907 gene encoding pyridoxine/pyridoxamine 5'-phosphate oxidase 1, chloroplastic-like gives MEEPEAISYLTQNEAAEIEELLVGRHGFSRDQLMELAGLSVASAIVEVYKPSEYTRVLVICGPGNNAGNGLAAARHLHHFGYKLQVCYPNCAPDPLYTGLVTQLESLSVPFPSIQSLTPELLNFDILIDAILGFSFQGNPGPLFDDLVENLVSLSEQDQTHGKTPVIVSVDVPSGWHVEDGEITGKCMKPHMLVSLIAPKLCAKRFSGAHHFLGGRFVPPSILHNYELQPPPYHGTSMCVRIGKPRDNETKDLVSSIYCDKIVEHDPFVQFQKWHADAVTTGAKEPSTMALSTSTRDGKPSSRMVLLKKVHQEGFVWCSNYGSRKAHEISENPHGALLFYWNTLNRQVRVEGVVQKVSDEESEQFFVSRPLEIQIVPAVSQQSTVIPGREYIQQQCKTLQEMYSNGNRIPRPKNWGGYRLIPESFEFWHGDESSVYMRVRYFASEKGWRIVQ, from the exons ATGGAAGAGCCGGAAGCCATATCCTACTTAACACAGAATGAAGCTGCTGAAATCGAAGAACTACTCGTGGGCCGTCATGGTTTCAGCCGGGATCAGCTCATG GAACTGGCTGGGTTAAGTGTTGCATCTGCAATAGTAGAG GTCTACAAGCCAAGTGAATATACCCGTGTGCTCGTAATTTGCGGTCCTGGAAATAATGCCGGCAATGGACTTGCAGCTGCTCGTCATTTGCACCATTTTGGATATAAATTGCAAGTTTGTTATCCTAATTGTGCTCCTGATCCCCTCTATACGGGTCTGGTGACTCAG CTTGAATCATTGTCGGTACCTTTCCCGTCAATACAAAGCCTTACTCCCGAGTTACTAAACTTTGATATTTTAATCGATGCAATCCTCGGTTTCTCATTCCAGG GAAATCCAGGGCCACTGTTTGATGATCTGGTAGAAAACCTGGTGTCCCTAAGCGAACAAGATCAGACTCATGGGAAAACTCCTGTCATTGTTTCTGTGGATGTTCCTTCTGGCTGGCATGTTGAGGATGGGGAAATCACTGGCAAATGCATGAAACCTCACATGCTT GTATCTTTAATTGCTCCTAAGCTTTGTGCAAAAAGATTCAGTGGTGCTCACCATTTTCTGGGTGGAAGATTTGTACCACCGTCTATCTTGCACAATTATGAGCTACAACCTCCTCCATATCATGGAACTTCTATGTGTGTCCGAATTGGAAAGCCTCGTGATAATGAGACAAAGGATCTAGTCTCTTCTATATATTGCGACAAGATTGTGGAGCACGATCCTTTTGTTCAG TTTCAGAAATGGCATGCTGATGCGGTGACAACAGGCGCGAAGGAACCGAGTACTATGGCTCTGTCAACTTCTACTAGAGATGGAAAGCC TTCATCTCGAATGGTTTTATTGAAAAAGGTCCACCAAGAAGGATTTGTCTG GTGTAGTAATTACGGAAGTCGAAAGGCGCATGAGATATCTGAAAATCCTCATGGAGCACTTCTTTTCTACTGGAATACCTTAAATCGCCAG GTTAGAGTAGAAGGAGTTGTGCAGAAAGTATCTGATGAAGAGTCTGAGCAGTTCTTCGTCAGCCGTCCACTAGAAATTCAGATTGTACCAGCAGTTAGCCAGCAG agCACTGTAATTCCTGGACGGGAGTATATCCAACAACAATGTAAAACATTACAGGAGATGTACTCTAACGG AAATAGGATTCCCAGAC
- the LOC140880072 gene encoding uncharacterized protein, translating into MGSSEERIVAVIMVGGPTKGTRFRPLSLNIPKPLFPLAGQPMVNHPISACKRIPNLVQVYLIGFYEEREFALFVSSTSNELKVPIRYLREDKPHGSAGGLYNFRDMIMEDNPSHIVLLNCDVCCSFPLPEMLDAHRRYGGLGTILVIKVSRESAHQFGELVADPDTNELLHYTEKPETFVSDRINCGVYIFTPDIFTAIQGVSTQRKDRATLRRVSSFEALQPANRSLPTDFVRLDQDILSPLAGKKQFYVYETLDFWEQIKTPGMSLKCSGLYLAQFRFTSPHLLAGGDGTKKATISGDVYIHPSAKVHPTAKIGPNVSISANARIGGGVRLVSCIILDDVEIKEHAVVIHAIVGWKSSIGRWSRVQGAGDYNEKLGVTILGESVAVEDEVVVVNCIVLPNKTLNVSVHEEIIL; encoded by the exons ATGGGGAGTTCGGAAGAGAGAATTGTTGCTGTGATCATGGTGGGAGGACCCACTAAAG GTACCAGATTCAGGCCACTGTCATTAAACATTCCAAAACCCCTGTTTCCTTTGGCTGGACAACCGATGGTTAATCATCCAATATCTGCTTGTAAACGG atCCCAAATCTAGTACAGGTCTATCTTATTGGTTTCTATGAGGAGCGTGAATTTGCACTGTTTGTATCTTCAACTTCTAATGAGCTCAAAGTTCCCATTCG ATACCTGAGAGAGGACAAGCCACATGGTTCAGCTGGTGGACTTTATAACTTTAGGGATATGATCATGGAAGACAATCCG TCTCACATCGTTTTGCTCAACTGTGATGTTTGTTGCAGTTTTCCATTGCCTGAGATGCTAG ATGCCCACAGAAGATACGGGGGTCTTGGAACAATATTGGTTATCAAG GTTTCTCGTGAGTCAGCTCACCAGTTTGGGGAACTTGTGGCTGATCCTGATACCAATGAGCTGTTGCACTATACCGAGAAACCTGAAACTTTT GTGAGCGACCGTATAAATTGTGGTGTATACATATTTACCCCGGATATCTTTACGGCTATTCAAGGTGTTTCCACTCAACGAAAAGACAGAG CTACTTTGAGGCGAGTATCTAGCTTTGAAGCACTTCAACCTGCAAACAG GAGTCTTCCTACTGATTTTGTAAGATTGGATCAAGATATTCTTTCCCCACTTGCTGGGAAGAAACAATTTTATGTATATGAAACCTTGGACTTCTGGGAGCAAATCAAAACACCAGG GATGTCTCTGAAATGTTCAGGCTTATACCTAGCCCAATTTAGGTTCACCTCACCCCATCTCTTGGCAGGCGGAGACGGCACCAAGAAAGCTACCATTTCAGGCGATGTATATATTCATCCATCTGCTAAAGTTCATCCAACAGCGAAG ATTGGTCCAAACGTTTCGATCTCAGCCAATGCTCGAATAGGAGGGGGTGTGAGACTTGTTAGCTGTATTATTCTCGATGATGTTGAAATCAAG GAACATGCAGTCGTTATTCATGCCATTGTTGGTTGGAAGTCTTCCATTGGAAGGTGGTCCAGAGTACAG GGTGCAGGAGATTACAATGAGAAGCTTGGGGTTACGATTCTTG GTGAATCGGTCGCAGTGGAAGATGAAGTCGTGGTGGTCAACTGCATTGTCCTTCCAAACAAAACTCTAAACGTTAGTGTTCATGAAGAAATCATCCTCTAA